Proteins from one Clostridium cellulovorans 743B genomic window:
- the argS gene encoding arginine--tRNA ligase, which produces MDYKQLISEKICSTVELEVNFVCGLLEVPPKPEMGDYAFPCFQLAKTLRKAPNAIAVEIAEKINKEGFEKVESLGPYVNFFLDKGVFTKNIVEKVLSEGDSYGSSDFGQGKNICIDYSSPNIAKPFHVGHLFTTVIGNSLYKMFNFVGYNSIGINHLGDWGTQFGKLIYAYKHWSNEEDLEKDPIKELLRIYVKFHDEAEKDETLEDEGRAYFKKLEDGDKEATELWQRFKDVSLREFKKVYDLLGVDFDSYAGESFYNDKMDVIVEELKNKKLLVESNGAQVVNLEEYNMPPCIVLKSDGATIYATRDLAAANYRKNTYDFEKCIYVVGKDQSLHFKQIFKVLELMGNDWAKECHHVPFGLVRFADKKLSTRKGDVIFLDELLAESVAKTLEIINEKNPNLENKEDVSKKVGIGAMIFTYLKNSREKDIVFDWKEMLSFEGETGPYVQYTYARAKSILRRIGEGSGECDYTLLSSKEEFELAKSLEGLQAAIFQAIEKLEPSIVTRYVIEVSKAFNKFYNACQITTAEDSVKNARLKLVSATTVVIKNALNLLGIDAVEQM; this is translated from the coding sequence ATGGACTATAAACAACTAATATCAGAAAAAATATGTAGCACAGTAGAATTAGAAGTGAATTTTGTCTGTGGACTTTTGGAAGTACCTCCGAAACCAGAGATGGGGGATTATGCTTTTCCTTGTTTTCAATTAGCAAAGACTTTAAGAAAAGCTCCAAATGCTATAGCTGTTGAAATAGCAGAAAAGATAAATAAAGAGGGCTTTGAAAAGGTGGAATCACTAGGACCATATGTTAACTTTTTCTTAGATAAAGGTGTTTTCACAAAGAATATCGTGGAAAAAGTATTATCAGAAGGTGATTCATATGGATCTTCGGATTTTGGTCAAGGTAAGAATATATGTATAGATTACTCATCTCCTAATATAGCAAAGCCTTTCCATGTTGGACATTTATTCACCACTGTTATAGGTAATTCTCTATACAAAATGTTTAATTTTGTAGGTTATAATTCTATTGGAATAAATCATCTTGGAGATTGGGGTACTCAATTTGGAAAGCTAATCTATGCATATAAGCATTGGTCAAATGAAGAAGATTTAGAAAAAGACCCAATAAAGGAACTTTTAAGAATTTATGTTAAGTTCCATGATGAAGCAGAGAAAGATGAAACTCTTGAAGATGAAGGAAGAGCATATTTCAAGAAGCTAGAAGATGGAGATAAAGAAGCAACAGAATTATGGCAAAGATTTAAGGATGTATCTTTAAGGGAGTTTAAAAAGGTTTATGACCTTCTTGGGGTAGATTTTGATTCTTATGCTGGAGAAAGTTTTTATAATGATAAGATGGATGTAATTGTAGAAGAATTAAAAAATAAAAAACTCCTTGTTGAAAGTAATGGAGCTCAAGTAGTTAATCTTGAAGAATACAATATGCCGCCTTGTATAGTCCTAAAATCTGATGGAGCTACAATTTACGCTACAAGAGATTTAGCAGCTGCAAATTATAGAAAAAATACATATGATTTTGAGAAGTGTATCTATGTTGTTGGAAAGGACCAAAGCCTTCACTTTAAGCAAATTTTTAAAGTACTTGAGCTTATGGGAAATGATTGGGCAAAGGAATGTCACCATGTTCCTTTTGGACTTGTAAGATTTGCAGATAAGAAATTATCTACAAGAAAAGGCGACGTTATCTTCTTAGATGAACTTTTAGCTGAATCAGTAGCTAAAACTTTAGAGATTATAAATGAAAAGAATCCAAACCTTGAAAATAAAGAAGATGTTTCTAAAAAGGTTGGTATTGGAGCTATGATCTTTACATACCTAAAGAACTCTAGAGAAAAGGATATTGTCTTTGATTGGAAGGAAATGCTAAGCTTCGAAGGAGAAACAGGTCCATATGTTCAATATACTTATGCAAGAGCTAAGAGTATCTTAAGAAGAATTGGGGAAGGTAGTGGAGAATGCGACTATACTTTATTATCTTCAAAAGAAGAATTTGAACTTGCTAAGTCATTGGAAGGTCTTCAAGCAGCGATATTCCAAGCAATTGAGAAGTTGGAACCTTCAATTGTTACAAGATATGTAATAGAAGTATCGAAAGCTTTCAATAAATTCTATAATGCTTGTCAAATAACTACTGCTGAAGATTCAGTAAAAAATGCAAGATTAAAATTAGTATCAGCTACCACCGTAGTTATAAAAAATGCTCTTAATTTACTAGGGATAGATGCTGTGGAACAAATGTAA
- a CDS encoding SEL1-like repeat protein, whose translation MEKDINNRVFFGKKKSDFGDIRENDDFIDPFGLEKQDIIEEKGNTDPFVKDQFETSFEFKERIEDIGKIILGKAIIEKNKEDKTTGLLAFKVMISKEITIKNRDFDVFYIDTKEEDIDRIFRDSQQITANLIARLKVIDNAAYIDEKRVYLDCEGKLIKVNAVSLRMHIDETIYDFHARIVNLPDINIGVARLIKSKYDIDTEIFPVALYYYKWLDNVEKFENGYLELDRFVSREIYNISSYHDLYGNFEIEDNRVRVARVYMKVKNSKRILEFDLLNSKYIGDIKPGHKDDKETLVELKAKAEAGDVISRVQLGDMYYNGQGVVCNYEEALKYYKKASESGHGRSSYVVGDMYYRGKGVEINTLTALEYFKKAVDENYGEAAFKVATFYLNGKNVSKDNKEAMKWLIKAHELRQNVATYKIASMYFSGIGVEKNLKEAFKWFYIAAERGDIKSAFKVAFMYYKGRGVERDYDEALKWYKVAADNNNVDALYWLGEIYYIGKGIQKNNERAMRYFKKAAALGDTRAKNKIAQIEAKPAMEINAEQEINPN comes from the coding sequence ATGGAAAAGGATATAAATAATAGAGTCTTTTTCGGAAAAAAGAAGAGTGATTTTGGAGATATAAGAGAAAATGATGATTTTATCGATCCTTTTGGACTAGAAAAGCAAGACATCATAGAAGAAAAGGGGAATACTGATCCATTTGTTAAGGATCAGTTTGAGACCTCTTTCGAGTTCAAGGAAAGAATTGAGGATATAGGGAAAATTATTTTAGGAAAAGCTATAATAGAGAAAAATAAAGAAGATAAAACCACAGGACTCCTTGCTTTTAAAGTTATGATTTCTAAGGAGATAACTATTAAAAATCGTGATTTTGATGTTTTTTATATAGATACAAAGGAAGAAGATATAGACAGAATTTTTAGGGATAGCCAGCAGATAACCGCTAATTTAATAGCTCGTCTTAAGGTGATAGATAATGCTGCTTATATAGATGAAAAAAGAGTATACTTAGATTGTGAAGGTAAATTGATAAAAGTCAACGCAGTTTCATTAAGAATGCATATTGATGAAACAATTTATGATTTTCATGCACGTATAGTCAATTTGCCAGATATAAATATAGGTGTTGCTAGATTGATCAAGTCAAAATATGATATAGACACAGAAATTTTTCCTGTAGCATTGTATTATTATAAGTGGTTAGACAATGTAGAAAAATTTGAAAATGGATATCTTGAATTAGATAGATTTGTTTCAAGAGAGATATATAATATAAGCTCCTACCATGATCTTTATGGAAATTTTGAAATAGAGGATAATAGAGTTAGAGTAGCAAGAGTATATATGAAAGTTAAGAACTCTAAAAGGATTTTGGAATTTGACCTTTTAAATTCTAAATATATTGGCGATATAAAACCAGGTCATAAGGATGATAAAGAAACTTTAGTAGAATTGAAAGCTAAGGCTGAAGCTGGTGATGTAATCTCTAGAGTACAATTAGGAGATATGTATTACAACGGTCAAGGTGTTGTTTGTAATTACGAAGAAGCTCTTAAATACTATAAAAAAGCTTCAGAAAGTGGACATGGAAGGAGCTCCTATGTAGTTGGAGATATGTATTATAGGGGAAAAGGTGTTGAAATAAATACCTTAACTGCACTTGAGTATTTTAAGAAAGCTGTAGATGAGAATTATGGTGAAGCAGCATTCAAAGTGGCTACTTTTTATTTAAATGGTAAGAATGTTTCTAAGGACAATAAGGAAGCAATGAAATGGTTAATAAAAGCACATGAATTAAGGCAAAACGTTGCTACATATAAAATTGCATCTATGTACTTTAGTGGAATAGGTGTTGAAAAAAATCTTAAAGAAGCTTTCAAATGGTTTTACATTGCTGCTGAAAGAGGGGATATAAAAAGTGCCTTTAAGGTAGCGTTCATGTATTACAAAGGAAGAGGTGTAGAACGAGATTATGATGAAGCCTTAAAATGGTATAAGGTTGCAGCGGATAATAATAATGTTGATGCATTATACTGGCTTGGCGAAATATATTATATAGGCAAAGGTATTCAAAAAAATAATGAAAGAGCTATGCGTTATTTTAAAAAGGCTGCAGCCTTAGGAGATACAAGAGCCAAAAATAAAATTGCACAAATTGAAGCAAAACCCGCAATGGAAATAAATGCTGAGCAAGAAATAAATCCAAATTAG
- a CDS encoding Gfo/Idh/MocA family protein — MNKVKWGIMGTGAIANTVTEAIKIIPEAELVAVASRTIEKAEEFKNKHGMKLAFSSYEELAKSEDIDIVYVATPHSFHKENAILCINNGKHVLCEKPFTINAKEAKAVIDFAEEKQVFLMEAMWTKFLPVIKKAKEWVDNGEIGDVTMVNGNFCFYATIRDAKARLFNPELAGGSLLDIGIYPISIASMIFGREPEEILTTALISETNVDEQAAMIFKYPSGAIATLSCSFNNDSDSDFNIFGTKGRIHIPSFWGAVEATLVKNNGEKELFRKEHIKNGYEYEIQEVCDSIINGKVKSDFLPPKDTLAILRTLDKIREIWGLKYPLE; from the coding sequence ATGAATAAGGTTAAATGGGGAATAATGGGTACAGGTGCTATTGCAAATACTGTAACAGAGGCGATAAAAATTATTCCTGAAGCAGAACTTGTAGCAGTAGCTTCTAGAACAATAGAAAAAGCAGAAGAATTTAAAAATAAACATGGAATGAAACTTGCTTTTAGTAGTTACGAAGAATTAGCTAAAAGTGAGGATATAGACATAGTATATGTAGCAACTCCACATTCTTTCCATAAGGAAAATGCTATTTTGTGTATTAATAACGGGAAGCATGTGTTGTGCGAAAAACCATTTACAATTAATGCAAAAGAAGCAAAGGCAGTCATTGACTTTGCAGAAGAGAAGCAAGTGTTTTTGATGGAAGCAATGTGGACCAAGTTTTTACCAGTTATAAAAAAAGCAAAGGAATGGGTAGATAATGGTGAAATCGGTGATGTTACAATGGTCAACGGTAACTTTTGTTTCTATGCTACAATAAGAGATGCGAAAGCTAGACTATTTAATCCTGAGTTAGCGGGAGGTTCTCTTTTAGATATAGGGATATATCCTATATCCATTGCGTCAATGATTTTTGGAAGAGAGCCAGAAGAGATATTAACTACTGCTTTAATCAGTGAGACAAATGTAGATGAACAAGCAGCAATGATTTTTAAATATCCTAGTGGGGCTATAGCGACCTTAAGCTGTTCCTTTAATAATGACTCTGATTCAGACTTTAATATATTTGGAACTAAAGGGAGAATACATATTCCAAGCTTTTGGGGAGCTGTAGAAGCCACACTTGTTAAGAATAATGGAGAGAAAGAATTGTTCAGAAAAGAACATATAAAGAATGGTTATGAATATGAGATCCAAGAGGTATGTGATTCTATAATAAATGGAAAAGTGAAAAGTGACTTTTTGCCTCCAAAGGATACTTTAGCTATTCTTAGAACTTTAGATAAAATAAGAGAAATATGGGGGCTTAAATATCCTTTGGAATAA